The genomic DNA GAGTTTTGATGATGCAAAAGCAGTCGCGCTTGATTGGATTAAAAAGGTTAAGTACGGAAATAATAATTATATATTTGTAGTTGATAGAGATGGTGTATTGCTTGCGGACAGGGCAGACCCTTCGCTTGAGGGGAAAAATGTTTTAGACTTTAAAGATGCAAATGGTAAATATATTTTTAAAGAAATAATTTCTACTGCTTTAAAACAAGGTTCAGGTTATGTCGAATACAATTTTAAAAATCCTTCAACAAATAAAATTGATAGGAAAGTAACTTATGTAAGATACGATAAAGATTTTGGATTTATTTTAGGTACAGGG from Desulfurella sp. includes the following:
- a CDS encoding cache domain-containing protein, encoding MSFKTKMVLYGVLSVLIFVGLFGIYAIYWNLNLEKQEINSTKELIISYNKKNLVSIIDSVSSMIQRPYERYKNGELSFDDAKAVALDWIKKVKYGNNNYIFVVDRDGVLLADRADPSLEGKNVLDFKDANGKYIFKEIISTALKQGSGYVEYNFKNPSTNKIDRKVTYVRYDKDFGFILGTG